A part of Drosophila ananassae strain 14024-0371.13 chromosome 2R, ASM1763931v2, whole genome shotgun sequence genomic DNA contains:
- the LOC123257155 gene encoding ELMO domain-containing protein C-like — translation MKYLFVVALIALAIQLAASTGTSTTTTEASTTTTTTTAADSTTTTTESSSDTSTTSEKTHRKKLCWRGNNWCGTFIPKRKRCKNGKCRRVVVRVTRRKTA, via the coding sequence ATGAAGTACCTTTTCGTAGTCGCCCTGATCGCTCTGGCCATCCAGTTGGCCGCCTCCACTGgcacctccaccaccaccactgaAGCCTCTACaacaaccaccaccaccaccgcagCGGACTCGACAACCACAACCACTGAATCCTCCTCAGACACCAGCACCACCTCCGAGAAGACCCATCGCAAGAAGCTCTGCTGGAGGGGCAACAACTGGTGCGGCACCTTCATCCCAAAGAGGAAGAGGTGCAAGAATGGCAAATGCCGCAGGGTGGTTGTGAGGGTGACCCGCAGGAAGACAGCCTAA
- the LOC123257156 gene encoding uncharacterized protein LOC123257156 — protein MKYLFVVALIVLAIQLAAATSTNSTSSNTTTATTTTTDATTTTTTDATTTTEAHRKKLCWRGNDWCGTFIPRRRCRNGHRCHRVRVTRRRTA, from the coding sequence ATGAAGTACCTTTTCGTAGTTGCCTTGATCGTCCTGGCCATCCAGTTGGCGGCTGCTACCTCTACCAACAGCACCTCGTCCAACACCACCACCGCAACCACCACGACAACCGATGCCACCACCACTACTACCACCGATGCCACAACCACCACTGAGGCCCACCGCAAGAAGCTCTGCTGGAGGGGCAACGACTGGTGCGGCACTTTCATCCCAAGGAGGAGGTGCAGGAATGGCCACAGGTGCCACAGGGTCAGGGTCACTCGCAGGAGAACTGCCTAA
- the LOC123257157 gene encoding uncharacterized protein LOC123257157, with product MKYILVVALMVLAVQLVTATSSNSTSSNATTTTTTTTDATTTTTTDATTTTEKTHHRKKLCWRGNDWCGTYTPKRRRRHRSRSRSSKCTDGRCRRVVVRVTRRRHSG from the coding sequence ATGAAGTACATTCTCGTAGTGGCTCTGATGGTCCTGGCTGTCCAGCTGGTAACTGCAACCTCCAGTAACAGCACCTCGTCCAACgccaccaccacaaccaccacgaCCACGGATGCCACCACCACGACCACCACCGACGCCACAACGACCACTGAGAAGACCCACCACCGCAAGAAGCTCTGCTGGAGGGGCAACGACTGGTGCGGCACCTACACTCcaaagaggaggaggaggcacaggagccggagcaggagcagcaagTGCACGGATGGCAGGTGCCGCAGGGTGGTTGTCCGGGTGACCCGCAGAAGGCACTCTGGCTAA
- the LOC123257158 gene encoding protein new-glue 1-like, with translation MKYLFVVAFLALAIQLAMAASTSSATTTTTTTTTDATTTTTTTDSSTTTTTESSSTGTKRCSKSNNWCGTFRPKKKCKHPKRCHKTIVRVTHRKG, from the coding sequence ATGAAATACCTCTTCGTAGTCGCCTTCCTCGCCTTGGCCATCCAACTAGCCATGGCAGCTTCAACCAGCAGTGCCACCACAacgacaaccacaacaaccacTGACGCAACAACCACGACGACAACCACAGATTCCtccacaacaacaaccacagaGTCGTCCTCCACTGGAACGAAGCGCTGCTCCAAGAGCAACAACTGGTGTGGCACCTTCAGGCCCAAGAAGAAGTGCAAGCACCCCAAGAGGTGCCACAAGACCATCGTGAGGGTTACTCACAGGAAGGGTTAA
- the LOC123257159 gene encoding protein new-glue 1-like: MKYLFVVAFLALAIQLAMAASTSSATTTTTTTTTDATTTTTTTDSSTTTTTESSSTGTKRCSKSNNWCGTFRPKKKCKHPKRCHKTVVIVTHKKN; the protein is encoded by the coding sequence ATGAAATACCTCTTCGTAGTCGCCTTCCTCGCCTTGGCCATCCAACTAGCCATGGCAGCTTCAACCAGCAGTGCCACCACAacgacaaccacaacaaccacTGACGCAACAACCACGACGACAACCACAGATTCCTCCACAACCACAACCACAGAGTCGTCCTCCACTGGAACGAAGCGCTGCTCCAAGAGCAACAACTGGTGTGGCACCTTCAGGCCCAAGAAGAAGTGCAAGCACCCCAAGAGGTGCCACAAGACTGTTGTGATTGTCACTCACAAAAAGAACTGA
- the LOC116655911 gene encoding salivary glue protein Sgs-7 — MKIVLVLIIASILVACSDVASGCDCKECGPGGNPCEHCEIRQYLCTNLLNQLKEFKKKIQKCACGIPDWMIQN; from the exons ATGAAGATCGTCCTTGTCCTGATAATTG CAAGCATCCTCGTAGCATGCTCGGATGTCGCCTCAGGATGCGACTGTAAGGAGTGTGGACCCGGAGGAAATCCCTGCGAGCACTGTGAAATTAGGCAGTATCTCTGCACGAATCTGCTCAACCAGTTGAAGGAGTTCAAAAAGAAGATACAGAAGTGCGCCTGCGGAATTCCTGATTGGATGATACAAAATTGA
- the LOC123257161 gene encoding protein new-glue 1-like has product MKYLFVVAFLALAIQLTMAASTSSATTTTTTTTTDATTTTTTTDSSSTTTTESSSTGTKRCSKSNNWCGTFRPKKKCKHPKRCHKTIVRVTHRKG; this is encoded by the coding sequence ATGAAATACCTCTTCGTAGTCGCCTTCCTCGCCTTGGCCATCCAACTAACCATGGCAGCTTCAACCAGCAGTGCCACCACAacgacaaccacaacaaccacTGACgcaacgacgacgacgacaacCACAGATTCCTCCTCAACAACCACCACCGAATCATCCTCCACTGGAACGAAGCGCTGCTCCAAGAGCAACAACTGGTGTGGCACCTTCAGGCCCAAGAAGAAGTGCAAGCACCCCAAGAGGTGCCACAAGACCATCGTGAGGGTTACTCACAGGAAGGGTTAA
- the LOC123257162 gene encoding protein new-glue 1-like — protein MKYLFVVAFLALAMAASTSSATTTTTTTTTAATTTTTTTDSSTTTTTESSSTGTKRCSKSNNWCGTFRPKKKCKHPKRCHKTIVRVTHRKG, from the coding sequence ATGAAATACCTCTTCGTAGTCGCCTTCCTCGCCTTGGCCATGGCAGCTTCAACCAGCAGTGCCACCACAacgacaaccacaacaaccacTGCCGCAACAACCACGACGACAACCACAGATTCCtccacaacaacaaccacagaGTCGTCCTCCACTGGAACGAAGCGCTGCTCCAAGAGCAACAACTGGTGTGGCACCTTCAGGCCCAAGAAGAAGTGCAAGCACCCCAAGAGGTGCCACAAGACCATCGTTAGGGTTACCCACAGGAAGGGTTAA
- the LOC123257160 gene encoding uncharacterized protein LOC123257160, which produces MKYILVVGLMVLAVQLVTATSSNSTSSNATTTTTTTTDATTTTTTDATTTTEKTHHRKKLCWRGNDWCGTYTPKRRRRHRSRSRSSKCTDGRCRRVVVRVTRRRHSG; this is translated from the coding sequence ATGAAGTACATTCTCGTAGTGGGTCTGATGGTCCTGGCTGTCCAGCTGGTAACTGCAACCTCCAGTAACAGCACCTCGTCCAACgccaccaccacaaccaccacgaCCACGGATGCCACCACCACGACCACCACCGACGCCACAACGACCACTGAGAAGACCCACCACCGCAAGAAGCTCTGCTGGAGGGGCAACGACTGGTGCGGCACCTACACTCcaaagaggaggaggaggcacaggagccggagcaggagcagcaagTGCACGGATGGCAGGTGCCGCAGGGTGGTTGTCCGGGTGACCCGCAGAAGGCACTCTGGCTAA
- the LOC6507891 gene encoding protein charybde isoform X2 → MRQHQALNTRPLPTPHTAVGGGGGGGVGGGAAVVPSPKQATSAVAAASFEAPISGGSAAAYHHAYMTNVLASTNQQQQQQQYHPLPASPLQSTAGARFGASDNLDDVSASAVRELSQQLQAQLRDAKRRHLACTEVTLPNDLTQRIAAEIIRMSEREPCGERACTLFIEFESEPNNVRRIASFKVDPDTVSIFELYLTLRQDKSGWTSLLPQFIKNLTRSNTINISPDFTLTKNKLYSSE, encoded by the exons ATGCGACAGCATCAGGCGCTCAACACCCGTCCCCTTCCCACCCCCCACACTGCCgtgggaggaggaggaggaggcggcgtCGGCGGGGGGGCTGCAGTAGTACCATCGCCCAAGCAGGCCACGTCGGCTGTGGCGGCCGCCAGCTTCGAGGCACCGATTAGCGGGGGCAGTGCCGCTGCCTACCACCACGCCTACATGACCAATGTGCTGGCCAGCAccaaccagcagcagcagcagcagcagtaccACCCCCTGCCCGCCTCGCCGCTGCAGTCAACGGCCGGAGCTCGGTTCGGTGCCTCCGACAACCTGGACGATGTGAGCGCCAGCGCGGTGCGGGAACTGTCGCAGCAGCTACAGGCCCAGCTGCGGGACGCCAAGAGGCGCCACCTCGCCTGCACGGAGGTCACCCTGCCCAATGACCTCACGCAGCGCATTGCTGCCGAAATAATTCGAATGTCGGAGCGGGAGCCGTGTGGGGAGCGGGCCTGCACCCTCTTCATTGAGTTCGAGAGCGAGCCGAACAATGTCAG GCGCATTGCATCGTTCAAGGTGGACCCGGACACTGTGTCGATATTCGAGCTGTATCTGACCTTGAGGCAGGACAAGAGCGGTTGGACCTCCCTGCTGCCGCAGTTCATCAA AAACCTCACCCGTAGCAACACCATCAACATCAGTCCCGACTTTACGCTGACCAAGAACAAGCTCTACTCATCCGAGTAG
- the LOC6507891 gene encoding protein charybde isoform X1: MKMEVLSVQNHIQGKFGVNKIKDWQTAAAPLEEEEEEELTVAGNSAAGEVLDVDVVDGHPASVLHMRQHQALNTRPLPTPHTAVGGGGGGGVGGGAAVVPSPKQATSAVAAASFEAPISGGSAAAYHHAYMTNVLASTNQQQQQQQYHPLPASPLQSTAGARFGASDNLDDVSASAVRELSQQLQAQLRDAKRRHLACTEVTLPNDLTQRIAAEIIRMSEREPCGERACTLFIEFESEPNNVRRIASFKVDPDTVSIFELYLTLRQDKSGWTSLLPQFIKNLTRSNTINISPDFTLTKNKLYSSE, encoded by the exons ATGAAGATGGAAGTGCTCTCAGTACAAAATCATATTCAGGGAAAATTCGgtgttaataaaattaaag acTGGCAAACTGCAGCAGCTCccctggaggaggaggaggaggaagagctGACCGTGGCCGGGAATTCGGCTGCCGGCGAGGTTCTGGACGTGGATGTGGTTGACGGGCATCCGGCCTCAGTGCTGCACATGCGACAGCATCAGGCGCTCAACACCCGTCCCCTTCCCACCCCCCACACTGCCgtgggaggaggaggaggaggcggcgtCGGCGGGGGGGCTGCAGTAGTACCATCGCCCAAGCAGGCCACGTCGGCTGTGGCGGCCGCCAGCTTCGAGGCACCGATTAGCGGGGGCAGTGCCGCTGCCTACCACCACGCCTACATGACCAATGTGCTGGCCAGCAccaaccagcagcagcagcagcagcagtaccACCCCCTGCCCGCCTCGCCGCTGCAGTCAACGGCCGGAGCTCGGTTCGGTGCCTCCGACAACCTGGACGATGTGAGCGCCAGCGCGGTGCGGGAACTGTCGCAGCAGCTACAGGCCCAGCTGCGGGACGCCAAGAGGCGCCACCTCGCCTGCACGGAGGTCACCCTGCCCAATGACCTCACGCAGCGCATTGCTGCCGAAATAATTCGAATGTCGGAGCGGGAGCCGTGTGGGGAGCGGGCCTGCACCCTCTTCATTGAGTTCGAGAGCGAGCCGAACAATGTCAG GCGCATTGCATCGTTCAAGGTGGACCCGGACACTGTGTCGATATTCGAGCTGTATCTGACCTTGAGGCAGGACAAGAGCGGTTGGACCTCCCTGCTGCCGCAGTTCATCAA AAACCTCACCCGTAGCAACACCATCAACATCAGTCCCGACTTTACGCTGACCAAGAACAAGCTCTACTCATCCGAGTAG
- the LOC6507890 gene encoding V-type proton ATPase 16 kDa proteolipid subunit, whose translation MDVETEHSTPSYAVFLGAMGAACAIIFPTLGAAYGTAASGIGISVMAISRPDLIMKSIIPVVMAGIIAIYGLVVAVLIAGAITEEYTLQMSHIHVGAGLSVGFPGLAAGIAIGIAGDAGVRGNAQQPKLFIGMILILIFAEVLALYGLIVAIYLYTKNP comes from the coding sequence ATGGACGTTGAAACGGAACACAGTACGCCATCTTATGCCGTCTTCCTGGGAGCCATGGGCGCCGCATGCGCCATTATTTTCCCCACCTTGGGAGCTGCCTATGGCACGGCGGCCTCCGGAATCGGAATTTCCGTAATGGCGATCAGCAGACCGGATCTGATCATGAAGTCCATCATTCCTGTGGTTATGGCGGGAATTATCGCCATTTACGGCCTGGTGGTAGCTGTACTGATTGCCGGAGCAATCACCGAAGAGTATACCCTTCAGATGAGCCATATTCATGTGGGAGCCGGACTGTCGGTGGGTTTTCCGGGACTGGCAGCCGGAATCGCCATTGGAATTGCCGGAGATGCCGGCGTTCGTGGAAATGCTCAGCAACCGAAACTTTTCATCGGAATGATTTTGATCCTGATCTTTGCAGAGGTCCTGGCGCTTTACGGGCTGATTGTTGCCATTTACTTGTATACCAAAAATCCATAA
- the LOC6507889 gene encoding V-type proton ATPase 16 kDa proteolipid subunit: MSEPVKKDSPEYSYFFGAMGAASAIIFSALGAAYGTAKSGTGIAAMAVMRPELIMKSIIPVVMAGIIAIYGLVVSVLIAGSLSESYTTRKGYIHLAAGLSVGFAGLAAGFAIGIVGDAGVRGTAQQPRLFVGMILILIFAEVLGLYGLIVAIYLYTK, from the coding sequence ATGTCAGAACCTGTGAAGAAGGATTCGCCGGAGTATTCGTACTTCTTTGGAGCAATGGGAGCGGCCTCTGCGATCATATTCTCCGCCCTGGGAGCCGCCTATGGAACGGCCAAGTCCGGCACGGGAATAGCGGCCATGGCCGTAATGCGCCCGGAGCTGATAATGAAGTCCATCATTCCGGTAGTGATGGCCGGCATTATAGCCATCTACGGACTGGTGGTGTCGGTCCTGATTGCCGGATCGCTCTCGGAAAGCTACACCACTCGAAAGGGCTACATCCACCTGGCCGCCGGACTATCCGTGGGATTTGCCGGACTGGCGGCGGGCTTTGCCATTGGGATTGTGGGAGATGCCGGAGTGCGGGGAACTGCCCAGCAGCCCCGCCTCTTCGTGGGCatgatcctgatcctgatttTCGCCGAGGTCCTGGGTCTATATGGCCTGATTGTGGCCATTTACTTGTACACCAAGTAG
- the LOC6507181 gene encoding uncharacterized protein LOC6507181, which produces MPSANFYIFGLVAVTIALMMLPGSLRADDIVCTKGEVFQITKQTYLHERRPEYMLVLYYNEKDEEMTKILTEVSNDSGDLYAKKNYFCVAQYDCKENPVKYDFCGKIKRPELFMFKSYEENGLHHVGEYTVVGIKDFIKDCQNPEAWRITEEPDAAVGLKGPAKGLGSSHPVPVCRFYYGFQLLLLRFASYCLDRFVLL; this is translated from the exons ATGCCTTCcgcaaatttttatatttttggtctGGTTGCAGTCACCATCGCACTCATGATGTTACCCGGATCATTGCGAGCTGATGACATTGTATGTACCAAGGGCGAGGTATTCCAGATAACGAAACAAACATATCTGCACGAAAGACGTCCCGAGTATATGCTTGTCTTGTATTATAATGAGAAAGATGAAGAAATGACAAAGATCTTAACGGAGGTGTCCAATGACTCCGGTGATCTATAcgctaaaaaaaattacttttgcGTAGCGCAATATGATTGCAAAGAGAATCCAGTTAAATATGATTTTTGCGGCAAAATAAAAAGGCCGGAGTTGTTTATGTTCAAGTCATATGAGGAGAACGGGCTGCATCATGTCGGCGAATACACCGTGGTGGGCATCAAGGACTTCATAAAGGATTGCCAGAACCCAGAGGCCTGGCGTATCACCGAGGAGCCAGACGCAGCAGTTGGCCTCAAAGGACCAGCTAAAGGACTTG gGTCGTCGCATCCAGTGCCGGTGTGCCGCTTCTACTACGGTTTCCAACTTTTGTTGCTGCGTTTTGCTAGTTATTGTTTGGACCGCTTTGTGCTACTATAA